In Nitrospirota bacterium, the DNA window ATAAAAGGACAGGCGCCTGATGTTTTGATAAACCTTCCTGTTCCTGACAGGGTTTTTATTGGCGGCAGTGGAGGAGCGATTAAAGAGATTATTGAATTTGTGAGCAGCAAAATATCATCCGGTATTGTTGTGATAAATGCAATAACGATAGAAACCCTGAATGAAGCAATTAAATCGCTTGAGAATAAAGGCTTCGTTGTAGAAGTATCTGAAATCTCTGTATCGCGCTCAAAAACTGTATCGGGCAAACGGCACATGAGCGCCTTAAATCCTGTATTTATAATCACAGGGATAAAACAGTAATGCGAGGGAAACTTTATGCCATAGGCGTAGGTCCCGGAGACCCGGAATTATTAACCCTGAAGGCATTAAAAATCCTAAGGGGTGTCCCCTGCATCTGCGTTCCAAAAGGCAGAGAGGAAGGAAGCAGCCTTGCCTTGTCTATCGTACAAAAGGCATTGAGCCTTGAGGGGAAAGAGATTATAGAAACGCATTTCCCGATGAGAAAGACAAAAAGTATCAAAGCATCAAAGTATCAAAGTATCAAAGGCTCTGACCCTTTTATTGATTCCGAACTTGACAACAAATGGGCTGAGACTGTAAAAAATATCCTGAGCAGGCTTACCAAAGGGATTGATGTCGCATTTATCACATTAGGAGACCCTGCTATCTACAGCACTTTTTTTTATTTATATGACAGGCTGCTCGAATCAAACCCTGAATTAAAGATAGATATAATACCCGGCGTATCCTCCATAAACGCCTCTGCGGCAAAGGCAAAGATATCTCTGGGGCTTGCTGACGAAAAGATCGCAATCCTGCCCGCAAATTATATTGAGAACCTGAATGAAACGCTGGAAAAATTCGACACTGTAGTGCTTATGAAGGTTAATAAAGTCTTTGAAGGAATAATGCATACCCTCACTGAAATGAATTTACTGAACAATGCAATATATATATCAAGGGCATGCATGGAAGATGAAAAGGTATTTAAGGACATAAAAGATGTCAAAGAAGAAGACCTTAATTATTTCTCTATGGTAATAGTTAAAAAGGGGCGGTAATGAGCAAAGTATATTTCATAGGAGCAGGGCCCGGCGACCCTGAACTGATAACAGTTAAAGGCAAAAAACTGCTTGACAGCGCTGACGTTGTTATTTACGCAGGAAGCCTTGTTAATCCTGACCTCTTGAAAGGCATAAAAGCAGAGATATATAATTCCGCATCCATGACGCTTGATGAAACAATGAATGTTATTAAAGAGTCAATTGCAACCAAGAAAATAGTTGTAAGGTTGCATACAGGCGATACATCATTTTACAGCGCAATATCAGAGCAGATAGAAAAGCTACGGGAGTTAAACATTGAATATGAAGTTATCCCGGGCGTTTCATCGGCAATGGCAGGAGCCGCAATACTCGGACAGGAACTCACAATACCCGAAATAAGCCAGACCGTAATATTTACTCGTATTGAAGGAAAAACGCCTGTGCCGGAAACTGAAAAGCTCAGCGAACTTGCAAAACATAAAACTACAATGGTCATATTTTTAAGTGCGGGGATGATTGAAAAAGTTAAGGGTGAACTTTTGCAGGGCTATTCCGAAGACACACCTGTTGTAATCATTGAAAAGGCTACATGGAAGGAACAGAAAGTCGTAAGAGGACAGTTAAAAGACATTGTAAGATTAGTTAAGGATGCAGGGATAAAAAAGACTGCGCTTATTTATGTCGGCGAATCATTAAGGGCATCCGAAAAATCTTTAGGCAAAGAATCAAAACTGTATCACAGGGATTTCAAGCATGGCTACAGAAAATAATACAGCCATTCTCTACATCACAGACAACGGCTTTGGCCTTGCCAGAAAACTAAACAGCCTTTATCCTGATGCAAAGGCCTTTAAGTTTAAACCTGATACTCTCTCCAAATTCTGGGGCAAGCACAAAAGGTTCATCTTCATCATGGCATCAGGCATTGTTGTGCGGACTATCGCGCCTCTGATAAAAAACAAAAAGACAGACCCGGCTGTTGTTGTGCTTGACGAAAAAGGAAGATTTGCCGTCAGTCTTTTGAGCGGGCATCTCGGAGGCGCAAATAAACTTGCAAAAGAGATTGCAGATTTCCTCGGCGGGCAAGCTGTTATTACAACCGCATCAGATACTAACAACCTGCCTGCAATAGATTTATGGGCTAAAGAAAATGACTTAGCTATAGAGAATTGGGATACTGTTCCTGAGATATCAACAAGGTTTTTAAACAGCGGCGAATTGAGGGTTTATTCGGAAGTTGAGATAAAGATACCTGAGGGGTTTTTGAGAGTAGATAAGCCAAGTTCCGCTGATGTGCTGATTACAAACAAGCAATTCAAAATTCAAAATTCAAAATTCAAAAATAAAATTTATCTGCGCCCCAAGAATCTCATTATCGGCATCGGCTGTAATAGAGGGACCTCTGCAGATGAGATTGAAGATGCTGTCAAAAGAGCGCTGGTTGAAAAAAAATTGTCTTTCCTCTCAATTCATGGTGTCGCAACAATTGACATCAAGGCAGATGAGAAAGGCCTTAATGAATTTGTCCGGGAATATGGATTCCCCATAAAGACATTTACTGCCAATGAATTGAATGCCTTAAACGCCATTCAAAAATCAGCGTTAGTCTTTAAGGCCACAGGCGCTTATGCAGTTGCAGAGCCCGCGGCATTGCTTGCATCAGGAGCAGAGAAATTG includes these proteins:
- the cobI gene encoding precorrin-2 C(20)-methyltransferase — translated: MRGKLYAIGVGPGDPELLTLKALKILRGVPCICVPKGREEGSSLALSIVQKALSLEGKEIIETHFPMRKTKSIKASKYQSIKGSDPFIDSELDNKWAETVKNILSRLTKGIDVAFITLGDPAIYSTFFYLYDRLLESNPELKIDIIPGVSSINASAAKAKISLGLADEKIAILPANYIENLNETLEKFDTVVLMKVNKVFEGIMHTLTEMNLLNNAIYISRACMEDEKVFKDIKDVKEEDLNYFSMVIVKKGR
- the cobM gene encoding precorrin-4 C(11)-methyltransferase — its product is MSKVYFIGAGPGDPELITVKGKKLLDSADVVIYAGSLVNPDLLKGIKAEIYNSASMTLDETMNVIKESIATKKIVVRLHTGDTSFYSAISEQIEKLRELNIEYEVIPGVSSAMAGAAILGQELTIPEISQTVIFTRIEGKTPVPETEKLSELAKHKTTMVIFLSAGMIEKVKGELLQGYSEDTPVVIIEKATWKEQKVVRGQLKDIVRLVKDAGIKKTALIYVGESLRASEKSLGKESKLYHRDFKHGYRK